The Agromyces sp. LHK192 genome includes a window with the following:
- a CDS encoding DUF3040 domain-containing protein: MPLSEQEQRLLDEMERNLYRNDADFVAAVSGRGRPNYRSIVLGVLLAVVGIGGLIAGVALQLLVVGIIGFAVMFVGVLLAITPSKRGATAAQAGPAARPATSRGAEHSGFMDRLNERWDRRQDGSD; encoded by the coding sequence ATGCCGCTTTCAGAGCAGGAGCAACGTCTTCTCGACGAGATGGAGCGCAACCTCTATCGCAACGACGCCGACTTCGTCGCCGCGGTCAGCGGGCGAGGACGCCCGAACTACCGATCCATCGTGCTCGGCGTCCTGCTCGCGGTCGTCGGCATCGGCGGGCTCATCGCCGGCGTCGCGCTCCAACTGCTCGTCGTCGGCATCATCGGGTTCGCCGTCATGTTCGTCGGCGTCCTGCTGGCGATCACGCCGTCGAAGCGCGGGGCCACCGCCGCGCAGGCCGGACCTGCCGCTCGTCCCGCCACATCGCGGGGGGCTGAGCACTCCGGCTTCATGGACCGCCTGAACGAGCGCTGGGATCGCCGGCAGGACGGCAGCGACTAG
- a CDS encoding polyprenyl synthetase family protein → MAHGSELVDLVHHRIEDFLADRSTILRSISADLGPLDAFSKRFLSGGKRFRARFCYWGWAAVAPGGDDLAAERDPIIAAAAALELFHAAALVHDDLIDNSDTRRGAPSAHRLFESLHATSGWTGDAGEYGRAAAILLGDLLLGWSDELLDEGLDLLEERTTVRAARAEFMRMRTEVTAGQYLDILEERAWLTRPDSEQRSRAERVIVYKAAKYSVEAPLALGAAIASAAPAQLDALRAYGLPLGIAYQLRDDLLGVFGDPEVTGKPAGDDLREGKRTMLIAIARERLAPGERVRLDELLGDPLLTAEQISDLQSSIRRSGAVDDVESLIAGHLAAATSALEGAPLDPAATFELRALAEAVSRRIS, encoded by the coding sequence GTGGCACACGGTTCCGAGCTCGTCGACCTCGTTCACCATCGCATCGAGGACTTCCTCGCCGACCGCTCTACGATTCTCCGCTCCATCAGCGCCGACTTGGGACCGCTCGACGCATTCTCGAAGCGATTTCTCAGCGGCGGCAAACGCTTCAGGGCGCGCTTCTGCTACTGGGGATGGGCGGCGGTCGCACCCGGCGGCGACGACCTGGCCGCCGAGAGGGATCCGATCATCGCCGCGGCGGCCGCACTCGAGCTGTTCCACGCCGCCGCACTGGTACACGACGACCTCATCGACAATTCCGACACCCGACGCGGCGCACCGAGCGCCCACCGGCTCTTCGAGAGCCTGCACGCCACGTCGGGATGGACCGGCGACGCCGGCGAGTACGGTCGCGCCGCCGCGATCCTCCTGGGCGACCTGCTGCTCGGCTGGAGCGACGAGCTCCTCGACGAGGGACTCGACCTGCTCGAGGAGCGGACGACCGTGCGCGCGGCCAGAGCCGAGTTCATGCGCATGCGCACGGAGGTCACCGCCGGACAGTACCTGGACATCCTCGAGGAACGGGCGTGGCTCACCCGCCCCGATAGCGAGCAGCGGTCGCGCGCCGAACGCGTGATCGTGTACAAGGCTGCGAAGTACTCGGTCGAGGCCCCGCTCGCGTTGGGGGCGGCCATCGCGAGCGCCGCCCCCGCGCAACTCGACGCGCTGCGCGCATACGGGCTGCCGCTGGGCATCGCCTACCAGCTTCGCGACGACCTGCTGGGCGTGTTCGGCGACCCGGAGGTCACGGGCAAGCCCGCCGGGGACGACCTGCGCGAGGGCAAGCGCACCATGCTGATCGCCATCGCCCGCGAGCGTCTCGCGCCCGGCGAACGCGTCCGCCTCGACGAACTGCTGGGCGACCCCCTGCTCACCGCCGAGCAGATCTCCGACCTGCAGTCGTCGATCCGGCGGTCGGGTGCGGTCGACGACGTCGAGTCCCTGATCGCCGGGCACCTGGCCGCCGCGACGTCCGCGCTGGAGGGCGCCCCGCTCGACCCGGCCGCGACGTTTGAACTGCGCGCACTCGCCGAGGCCGTCTCACGACGGATCAGCTGA
- a CDS encoding penicillin-binding protein 2, with the protein MRRTSTHPMRRVVAAGVVLVTVVGVFITRLVDIQVVRADEYNAAADAVRSREVAVFGSRGDIVDANGVVLADSVMRYDIVISPKQARSAPFQREIEDPADPTKRTSVDVPIEQAAAEVAGLLGMTAEQVLQVVDDALAADPDSDYAYLSKLVDTETYEAVDALDIAWVYAEAHPSRRYPNGAVAGNLVGFSDPDGAPQAGLELSEDACLAGRDGAVSTLRSLEDWITIPGSERVIEQAEDGGTLHLTIDSDLQFAVQRIAAAQVQALGAKWATVTVMEAKTGRLLAVADVPTVDPNEPSDVAAEDRGSRAFTAPFEPGSTFKAITSASVIDAGQGDPLSRITAPYRIRPDGADINDSSVHDDLPLTMTGMMIESSNTGMSLFGERVPDAQRYQDMLDFGFGVESEVGFPAEASGDLHGGPDLWGVEAQTRYATMFGQGMTVTAVQLASAYQTIANGGVRMPVTLVDHCTTPDGEVTERASTKGRQVVSEQAADQVTQMLEMVYQDGWLADEWEIPGYRVAAKTGTAQVSDGSGAYGSGYLVSVAGFAPADDPEYVVSVSIMDPVKMNSSAASAPVFRDVMSQVLKKYRTAPSGAPAPELPATW; encoded by the coding sequence ATGCGACGGACGAGCACGCACCCCATGCGCCGGGTCGTCGCGGCCGGGGTCGTGCTCGTCACCGTCGTCGGGGTGTTCATCACGCGGCTCGTGGACATCCAGGTCGTCCGTGCGGACGAGTACAACGCGGCCGCGGACGCGGTGCGTTCGAGGGAGGTCGCCGTGTTCGGCTCGCGCGGCGACATCGTCGACGCGAACGGCGTGGTGCTCGCCGACTCGGTCATGCGGTACGACATCGTGATCTCGCCCAAGCAGGCGAGGTCCGCCCCGTTCCAGCGCGAGATCGAGGACCCGGCCGATCCGACGAAGAGGACGTCGGTCGACGTCCCGATCGAGCAGGCTGCAGCCGAGGTCGCCGGCCTGCTCGGGATGACGGCCGAGCAGGTGCTGCAGGTCGTCGACGACGCCCTCGCCGCCGACCCCGACTCCGACTACGCATACCTTTCGAAGCTGGTCGACACCGAGACCTACGAGGCCGTCGATGCGCTCGACATCGCCTGGGTCTACGCGGAGGCGCATCCGAGCAGGCGGTATCCCAACGGCGCGGTCGCGGGCAACCTGGTCGGGTTCTCCGACCCCGACGGCGCACCTCAGGCAGGGCTCGAACTGTCGGAGGACGCGTGCCTCGCAGGTCGGGATGGAGCGGTCTCCACGCTCCGCAGCCTCGAGGACTGGATCACGATCCCCGGCAGCGAGCGGGTGATCGAGCAGGCCGAGGACGGCGGCACGCTGCACCTGACCATCGACTCCGACCTGCAGTTCGCGGTCCAGCGGATCGCGGCCGCGCAGGTGCAGGCGCTCGGCGCCAAATGGGCGACGGTCACGGTGATGGAAGCCAAGACCGGTCGGTTGCTGGCGGTCGCCGACGTGCCGACGGTCGACCCGAACGAGCCGAGCGACGTGGCGGCCGAGGATCGCGGCTCCAGGGCGTTCACGGCCCCGTTCGAGCCCGGGTCGACGTTCAAGGCGATCACCTCGGCATCCGTCATCGATGCCGGTCAGGGCGACCCGCTGAGCCGCATCACCGCGCCGTACCGCATCAGGCCCGACGGCGCGGACATCAACGATTCGTCGGTCCACGACGACCTGCCGCTGACGATGACGGGGATGATGATCGAGTCGTCCAACACCGGGATGTCGCTGTTCGGCGAGCGCGTCCCCGATGCACAGCGGTACCAGGACATGCTCGACTTCGGCTTCGGCGTCGAATCCGAGGTCGGCTTTCCCGCCGAGGCGTCCGGCGACCTGCACGGCGGTCCCGATCTCTGGGGCGTGGAGGCGCAGACCAGGTATGCGACCATGTTCGGCCAGGGCATGACGGTCACCGCGGTCCAGCTCGCCAGCGCGTACCAGACGATCGCGAATGGCGGGGTCCGGATGCCGGTGACCCTCGTCGACCACTGCACCACGCCCGACGGCGAGGTGACCGAACGTGCCTCGACCAAGGGGCGCCAGGTGGTGTCGGAGCAGGCGGCCGACCAGGTGACCCAGATGCTCGAGATGGTCTACCAGGACGGCTGGTTGGCCGACGAGTGGGAGATCCCGGGATACCGGGTCGCCGCGAAGACGGGAACCGCGCAGGTCTCCGACGGGTCGGGCGCCTACGGCAGCGGTTACCTGGTGTCCGTGGCCGGCTTCGCGCCGGCCGACGATCCCGAGTACGTCGTTTCGGTCAGCATCATGGATCCCGTTAAGATGAACTCGTCCGCCGCATCCGCCCCCGTCTTCCGAGACGTGATGAGCCAGGTGCTGAAGAAGTATCGGACCGCTCCATCCGGCGCCCCGGCGCCCGAACTGCCAGCAACCTGGTGA
- a CDS encoding Rv2175c family DNA-binding protein: MTDAAETDWLTVPDLVERLGESPSRIRKLIDERHLLATRIDGVLKVPAAFLRDDAPLPEIHGTAMVLADAGFTDQEALEWLITAEDSLGTTPIAALLAGRKSEVRRVAQALAL, encoded by the coding sequence GTGACCGACGCCGCAGAGACCGACTGGCTGACCGTTCCCGACCTCGTCGAGCGCCTGGGCGAGAGCCCGAGCCGCATCCGCAAGTTGATCGACGAGCGACACCTGCTCGCCACGCGCATCGACGGCGTGCTGAAGGTGCCCGCCGCCTTCCTGCGCGACGACGCCCCGCTCCCCGAGATCCACGGGACCGCGATGGTGCTCGCCGACGCCGGATTCACCGACCAGGAGGCGCTCGAGTGGCTGATCACCGCGGAGGACAGCCTGGGAACCACCCCGATCGCGGCGCTGCTCGCCGGGCGCAAATCCGAAGTGCGACGGGTCGCGCAGGCGCTCGCGCTGTAG
- a CDS encoding LysM domain-containing protein, whose translation MYDAEAVGGGSRPERRGSVLRRLLAVPTAIIGTVALALGSAAPAEADTTQAPKRQPKPKATARTAAPAASPAQAGATPIAPTEYVVAAGDTVSGIAERYGIPTAEVLARNGLGWSTLIFPGQRLILAAAPAEPASAPAPPAPAPVELGISRYTVVRGDTLIGIAETHSVSLEDLLSVNGLSRSSLIFPGQPLVLPGAPAASAEAPPVPPTPVTDSAAPVEVALVASVSMPLTHETRANARVIVDVGRAVGAPDRAIVIALAAAAQESGLRNLHHGDQDSLGLFQQRPSQGWGTPEQILDPVRAATAFYGGEANPNPGLTAGLLDVPGWESLSLTQAAQAVQRSAHPDHYAKWEQQAAAWLSELG comes from the coding sequence ATGTACGACGCAGAGGCGGTCGGAGGCGGATCGCGACCGGAACGTCGGGGCAGTGTCCTCCGACGGCTGCTGGCGGTGCCGACCGCCATCATCGGCACGGTCGCGCTCGCGCTCGGCTCGGCCGCCCCCGCTGAAGCCGACACGACCCAGGCGCCCAAGCGGCAGCCGAAGCCGAAGGCCACGGCGCGCACCGCGGCACCCGCGGCCTCGCCCGCCCAGGCGGGTGCGACGCCGATCGCGCCGACCGAGTACGTCGTCGCGGCGGGCGACACCGTGAGCGGCATCGCGGAGCGCTACGGCATCCCGACCGCGGAGGTGCTCGCCCGCAACGGGCTCGGCTGGTCGACGCTGATCTTCCCCGGCCAACGCCTCATCCTCGCCGCAGCGCCGGCCGAGCCCGCGAGCGCCCCCGCCCCGCCCGCGCCCGCGCCCGTCGAACTCGGAATCAGCCGCTACACCGTCGTCCGGGGCGACACCCTCATCGGCATCGCCGAGACGCACTCGGTGAGCCTGGAGGACCTGCTCAGCGTCAACGGACTGAGCCGGTCCAGCCTGATCTTCCCCGGTCAACCGCTGGTCCTCCCGGGCGCGCCGGCGGCCTCGGCGGAGGCGCCGCCCGTCCCGCCGACACCGGTCACGGACTCGGCGGCGCCGGTGGAGGTCGCGCTCGTCGCATCCGTCTCGATGCCGTTGACCCACGAGACGCGCGCGAACGCGCGCGTCATCGTCGACGTGGGACGGGCCGTCGGCGCGCCCGATCGCGCCATCGTCATCGCCCTCGCCGCAGCCGCACAGGAGTCGGGCCTGCGCAACCTGCACCACGGCGACCAGGACTCGCTCGGCCTGTTCCAGCAGCGACCGAGCCAGGGCTGGGGAACTCCGGAGCAGATCCTCGATCCCGTCCGGGCGGCGACCGCCTTCTACGGCGGCGAGGCGAACCCCAACCCGGGGCTCACGGCAGGGCTCCTCGACGTCCCCGGCTGGGAGTCGCTGAGCCTCACGCAGGCGGCGCAGGCCGTGCAGCGCAGCGCACACCCCGACCACTACGCGAAGTGGGAGCAGCAGGCCGCGGCCTGGCTCTCCGAACTCGGATGA
- a CDS encoding Mur ligase family protein: protein MTGTPHAALRPRHPIPRSLRGLADAFAFDVRGELGDLEVSGVSLSSKAVEPGDLYVGVPGRNVHGARFAADAREAGAVAVLTDDDGARIVAQTAPGLPVLVVHDARAALGEVAAWIHRTSEHPATLFAVTGTNGKTSVVYLLYGILRQLGVIAGLTSTAERRIGDEAVTSSLTTPEASELHALLARMREVDVAAVGVEVSAQALTRHRVDGIVFDIAGFTNLTHDHLDDYESMEEYYLAKRRLFQPDRVRRAVVTVDSEWGRRLAAESGVPVTTLTSVEGVEADWRLSVGEATATHTDFVLEGPDGVSIASSVPLLGWYMAANAALAIVMLVESGVDARRIRDALERDGGVRAYIPGRAERVSGERGPVVYVDYGHSPDAFLQTLGAIRSFVAGRLIMLFGADGDRDTTKRAEMGAIAARGADVVVITDFHPRSEDPAAIRAALISGARAAVPDAEIHEVPDPRAAFRAALALAQDGDAILYAGPGHEDYHEVNGVKIPYSARDDARLALREAGWLE, encoded by the coding sequence GTGACCGGAACGCCCCACGCGGCTCTCCGGCCGCGGCATCCGATCCCGAGGTCGCTGCGCGGACTCGCCGACGCGTTCGCGTTCGACGTCCGCGGCGAACTCGGCGACCTCGAGGTGTCCGGCGTCAGCCTGTCGTCGAAGGCCGTCGAACCCGGCGACCTGTACGTCGGCGTGCCCGGTCGGAACGTGCACGGCGCGCGGTTCGCCGCCGATGCCCGCGAGGCGGGCGCCGTCGCCGTGCTCACCGACGACGACGGCGCACGCATCGTCGCGCAGACCGCGCCGGGCCTTCCCGTGCTCGTCGTCCACGACGCGCGCGCCGCCCTCGGCGAGGTCGCCGCGTGGATCCACCGGACCTCCGAGCATCCCGCCACGCTCTTCGCCGTCACCGGCACCAACGGCAAGACCAGCGTCGTCTACCTGCTGTACGGGATCCTCCGCCAGCTCGGCGTGATCGCGGGGCTCACCTCGACCGCCGAGCGTCGGATCGGCGACGAGGCCGTCACCAGTTCGCTCACCACGCCCGAGGCGAGCGAACTGCACGCGCTCCTCGCCCGGATGCGGGAGGTCGACGTCGCCGCGGTGGGCGTCGAGGTCTCCGCCCAGGCCCTCACCCGGCACCGGGTCGACGGCATCGTGTTCGACATCGCCGGGTTCACCAACCTCACCCACGACCACCTCGACGACTACGAGTCGATGGAGGAGTACTACCTCGCGAAGCGCCGGCTCTTCCAGCCGGATCGGGTCCGCCGAGCCGTCGTCACCGTGGATTCCGAGTGGGGCCGACGGCTCGCCGCCGAGAGCGGCGTCCCGGTCACGACGCTGACGTCCGTCGAAGGCGTCGAAGCGGACTGGCGCCTGTCGGTCGGGGAGGCCACCGCGACCCACACCGACTTCGTGCTCGAGGGCCCCGACGGGGTCAGCATCGCGTCGAGCGTTCCGCTGCTCGGCTGGTACATGGCCGCGAACGCGGCGCTGGCGATCGTCATGCTCGTCGAGTCGGGCGTCGATGCCCGCCGAATCCGTGACGCGCTCGAACGCGACGGGGGTGTCCGGGCGTACATCCCCGGTCGCGCTGAACGGGTCTCGGGGGAACGCGGACCCGTCGTGTACGTCGACTACGGCCACAGTCCCGACGCGTTCCTGCAGACCCTCGGTGCGATCCGCTCGTTCGTCGCGGGCCGCCTGATCATGCTGTTCGGCGCCGACGGCGACCGCGACACGACCAAGCGCGCGGAGATGGGCGCGATCGCCGCACGCGGTGCGGACGTCGTCGTCATCACCGACTTCCACCCGCGCTCCGAGGACCCGGCCGCGATCCGCGCGGCGCTCATCTCGGGCGCCCGCGCAGCGGTGCCCGACGCGGAGATCCACGAAGTGCCCGACCCGCGAGCGGCCTTCCGCGCCGCACTCGCGCTCGCCCAGGACGGCGACGCGATCCTGTACGCCGGCCCAGGCCATGAGGACTACCACGAGGTCAATGGAGTGAAGATCCCCTACTCGGCACGAGACGACGCCCGACTGGCGCTCCGCGAAGCGGGGTGGCTCGAATGA
- the mraZ gene encoding division/cell wall cluster transcriptional repressor MraZ translates to MFLGTYEPKLDEKGRIILPAKFREELSNGLVLTRGQEHCIYVFSAREFESMNEKIRQAPVTSKQARDYMRVFLSGASAETPDKQNRITIPASLRGYAGLDRDLAVIGAGSRVEIWDAQAWHTYLAEQEAAFADTAEEVIPGLF, encoded by the coding sequence GTGTTCCTTGGTACGTACGAGCCCAAACTCGACGAGAAGGGCCGCATCATTCTTCCGGCCAAGTTCAGGGAGGAGCTGTCGAACGGCCTCGTTCTCACACGTGGGCAGGAGCACTGCATCTACGTGTTCAGCGCGAGGGAGTTCGAGAGCATGAACGAGAAGATCCGCCAGGCCCCAGTGACGAGCAAGCAAGCGCGCGACTACATGCGCGTCTTCCTCTCGGGGGCGTCCGCGGAGACCCCCGACAAGCAGAACCGGATCACCATTCCTGCCTCGCTCCGCGGTTACGCGGGGCTCGACCGGGACCTCGCGGTCATCGGCGCAGGCAGCCGGGTGGAGATCTGGGATGCGCAGGCGTGGCACACGTACCTCGCCGAGCAGGAGGCGGCCTTCGCGGATACGGCGGAGGAGGTGATCCCGGGTCTCTTCTGA
- the pknB gene encoding Stk1 family PASTA domain-containing Ser/Thr kinase, whose translation MTTAPADPMIGRLVDGRYQVRSRIARGGMATVYLATDLRLERRVAIKIMHGHLADDNTFKTRFVQEARSAARLAHPNVVNVFDQGQDADMAYLVMEYLPGITLRDLLKDYRKLTPEQTVDIMDAVLAGLASAHKAGIVHRDLKPENVLLADDGRIKLGDFGLARAASANTATGQALLGTIAYLSPELVTRGVADARSDIYAVGIMMYEMLTGEQPYVGEAPMQIAYQHANDSVPTPSSKSPAVPAELDELVLWATARAPEERPVDAREMLDRLREVEPEVRGAVPAITQATAVLTDAMAVTGATRVLEPAGATALATLPAVAESVDDPDAPGEDTAALTASADRRKRRGYWLFALVLVLAGLAAGTGWYFGQGPGALATVPAISGLEPAAATEVLEEAGFEVTTEQRNDPVVPEGLVAGSDPAEGAEAQRGSTVTLLVSLGPQILDVPDTVGLPEAEARAQLVAFTVATEPQRQFSPDVEAGIVLAVLDADGNPIPSQYAELGAVTLVVSAGPVPDVRGLGVTDAQAALAEVGLTLNEVGAEFDNSGEFPEGTVLSATTTTDPVRPGDPVDVVVSKGQDLVAVPNVVGMTLDKAIEALHAAEFTVDHSFPELFWPAVSVTAQDPAGGAEAVRGSSVRLTGTLTL comes from the coding sequence GTGACCACCGCGCCTGCCGACCCGATGATCGGCCGTCTCGTCGACGGCCGGTACCAGGTGCGCTCGCGCATCGCGCGCGGCGGCATGGCCACGGTCTACCTCGCGACCGACCTGCGTCTCGAGCGCCGGGTCGCGATCAAAATCATGCACGGCCACCTCGCGGACGACAACACGTTCAAGACGCGCTTCGTGCAGGAGGCGCGCAGCGCCGCCCGGCTCGCGCACCCCAACGTGGTGAACGTCTTCGACCAGGGCCAGGACGCCGACATGGCGTACCTCGTCATGGAGTACCTGCCCGGCATCACGCTGCGCGATCTCCTGAAGGACTACCGCAAGCTCACGCCGGAGCAGACCGTCGACATCATGGACGCCGTGCTCGCCGGGCTCGCCTCCGCGCACAAGGCCGGCATCGTGCACCGCGACCTCAAGCCCGAGAACGTGCTACTCGCCGACGACGGACGCATCAAGCTCGGCGACTTCGGGCTGGCGAGGGCGGCCTCGGCGAACACCGCGACCGGGCAGGCGCTCCTGGGCACGATCGCGTACCTGTCCCCCGAACTCGTGACCCGCGGCGTCGCCGACGCGCGCAGCGACATCTACGCCGTCGGCATCATGATGTACGAGATGCTGACCGGCGAGCAGCCGTACGTCGGCGAGGCGCCGATGCAGATCGCCTACCAGCACGCGAACGACTCGGTGCCGACGCCGAGCTCGAAGAGCCCGGCGGTCCCTGCGGAACTCGACGAACTGGTGCTCTGGGCGACGGCGCGCGCACCCGAGGAACGCCCCGTCGACGCCCGCGAGATGCTGGACCGGCTCCGCGAGGTCGAGCCGGAGGTGCGGGGCGCGGTGCCCGCGATCACCCAGGCGACGGCGGTGCTCACCGACGCGATGGCCGTGACCGGGGCGACGCGGGTGCTGGAGCCGGCCGGCGCGACGGCGCTCGCGACGCTTCCCGCAGTCGCTGAATCGGTCGACGACCCGGATGCCCCGGGCGAGGACACCGCGGCGCTCACCGCCTCCGCCGATCGACGCAAGCGCCGCGGATACTGGCTGTTCGCGCTCGTCCTCGTGCTGGCCGGACTCGCCGCCGGAACGGGTTGGTATTTCGGCCAGGGCCCCGGCGCACTCGCCACGGTTCCGGCGATCTCCGGGCTGGAGCCCGCCGCGGCCACCGAGGTGCTCGAGGAGGCGGGGTTCGAGGTCACGACCGAGCAGCGGAACGACCCGGTCGTGCCCGAGGGCCTGGTCGCCGGCAGCGATCCCGCCGAGGGCGCGGAAGCCCAGCGCGGCTCGACGGTGACGCTGCTCGTCTCGCTCGGACCGCAGATCCTCGACGTGCCGGATACGGTCGGGCTGCCGGAGGCCGAAGCGCGAGCACAACTCGTGGCGTTCACGGTCGCGACGGAACCGCAACGGCAGTTCTCCCCCGACGTCGAAGCCGGGATCGTCCTCGCGGTGCTCGACGCGGACGGCAATCCGATCCCGTCGCAGTACGCCGAGCTGGGCGCCGTCACGCTGGTCGTCTCGGCCGGTCCGGTGCCGGACGTCCGCGGGCTCGGCGTCACCGACGCGCAGGCGGCGCTCGCGGAGGTCGGACTCACGCTCAACGAGGTCGGGGCGGAGTTCGACAACTCCGGCGAATTCCCCGAGGGAACCGTGCTCAGCGCCACCACCACGACCGATCCGGTGCGGCCCGGCGACCCGGTCGACGTGGTCGTCTCGAAGGGACAGGACCTCGTCGCCGTGCCGAACGTCGTCGGGATGACGCTGGACAAGGCGATCGAGGCGCTGCACGCGGCGGAGTTCACCGTGGACCACTCGTTCCCCGAGCTCTTCTGGCCCGCCGTGAGCGTGACCGCCCAGGATCCCGCCGGGGGCGCCGAAGCCGTGCGCGGCAGCTCGGTCCGGCTTACCGGGACGCTCACCCTCTGA
- the rsmH gene encoding 16S rRNA (cytosine(1402)-N(4))-methyltransferase RsmH produces MDIERIHTPVMLERTLELLAPAVSGEGAVLVDATLGMGGHTGALLERFPRLTVIGLDRDTDALAIARERLARFGDRARFVHTVYDGIGRAVRSQGFHEVQGVLFDLGVSSLQLDRAERGFAYAKDAPLDMRMDATRGRTAADVLAEADEDQLRRIFLDYGEEKLAARYARAIVRARAERPILRSAELVEIIDRATPAALQRAGHPAKRVFQALRIEVNEELSVLERAVPAALDVLAIGGRTVVLSYQSLEDRIVKRVLQAASSSTAPAGLPMELPEHRPQFKLLVRGAELASESEQAENPRAKPVRLRAAERVRRSS; encoded by the coding sequence ATGGACATCGAACGCATTCACACTCCCGTCATGCTCGAGCGAACGCTCGAGTTGCTGGCGCCGGCCGTCTCCGGTGAGGGCGCGGTCCTCGTCGACGCGACGCTCGGCATGGGCGGTCACACCGGCGCGCTGCTGGAACGCTTCCCGCGGCTGACCGTGATCGGCCTCGACCGCGACACGGATGCGCTGGCCATCGCGCGCGAGCGGCTCGCGCGTTTCGGCGACCGGGCACGATTCGTCCACACCGTCTACGACGGCATCGGGCGGGCCGTGCGGTCCCAGGGATTCCACGAGGTCCAGGGCGTCCTGTTCGACCTCGGCGTCTCCTCGCTGCAGCTCGATCGGGCCGAGCGCGGATTCGCGTACGCGAAGGACGCACCGCTCGACATGCGGATGGACGCGACGCGCGGGCGCACGGCCGCAGACGTCCTCGCCGAGGCCGACGAGGACCAGTTGCGCCGGATCTTCCTCGACTACGGCGAGGAGAAGCTGGCGGCGAGGTATGCGCGGGCGATCGTCCGCGCGCGGGCCGAGCGGCCGATCCTGAGGTCGGCCGAGCTCGTCGAGATCATCGACCGGGCGACGCCTGCCGCCCTCCAGCGGGCGGGGCATCCGGCGAAGCGGGTGTTCCAGGCACTGCGCATCGAGGTCAACGAAGAGCTGTCCGTGCTCGAGCGTGCGGTTCCTGCGGCACTCGACGTGCTCGCCATCGGCGGCCGCACCGTCGTGCTGTCGTACCAGTCGCTCGAGGACCGCATCGTGAAGCGGGTGCTGCAGGCGGCGTCGAGCTCGACGGCCCCTGCCGGACTGCCCATGGAACTGCCGGAGCACCGCCCGCAGTTCAAGCTGCTGGTCCGAGGCGCGGAACTCGCGAGCGAGTCCGAGCAGGCGGAGAACCCGCGTGCGAAGCCGGTGCGGTTGCGAGCCGCGGAACGCGTGAGGAGGTCGTCATGA